A window from Deltaproteobacteria bacterium encodes these proteins:
- a CDS encoding ABC transporter ATP-binding protein, with translation MALLEISGLSISFGGIQALMNFDLGMEEKEILTIIGPNGSGKTTLFNCVSGVYHPNSGDILFQGKRLIGLSPDFIARRGVARTFQNLRLFLHMTVLDNLLLGRHIKFHKNPFNAFLRLRKEELRHREVVEEIIEFLDLQAYRQARVSDCPYGVQKRVEVGRALATEPKLLLLDEPIAGLTSEEKEETAYRITEIRGRYETAILLVEHDLRIASKLADRMVALDFGQKIAEGSPEAVQKTPEVIRAYLGDEADHKMDH, from the coding sequence ATGGCATTATTGGAAATCAGCGGTCTCTCCATCAGCTTCGGCGGCATTCAGGCCCTGATGAATTTCGACCTGGGTATGGAAGAGAAGGAGATCCTGACCATCATCGGTCCCAACGGTTCCGGAAAAACCACCCTTTTCAACTGCGTGTCCGGTGTTTACCATCCCAATAGCGGCGACATCCTGTTTCAGGGGAAACGGCTCATCGGACTCTCGCCGGATTTCATCGCCCGGAGGGGGGTGGCCCGGACCTTTCAGAATCTCCGCCTGTTCCTCCACATGACCGTGCTGGACAATCTCCTCCTGGGACGGCATATCAAATTTCATAAAAATCCATTCAATGCCTTTCTGCGGTTGCGAAAAGAGGAACTCCGCCACAGGGAGGTTGTGGAAGAGATCATCGAGTTTCTGGATCTTCAGGCCTATCGGCAGGCCCGGGTCTCGGATTGTCCCTACGGGGTCCAGAAGCGGGTCGAGGTGGGACGCGCCCTGGCAACGGAGCCGAAACTGCTCCTCTTGGATGAACCGATCGCCGGTCTCACCTCCGAAGAAAAGGAGGAGACGGCCTACCGGATCACTGAGATCCGCGGCAGATACGAGACCGCCATACTTCTGGTGGAGCACGATCTCAGAATCGCATCGAAACTTGCGGACCGGATGGTGGCCCTCGATTTCGGTCAGAAGATCGCCGAGGGGAGTCCGGAAGCGGTTCAAAAGACCCCGGAGGTGATCAGGGCCTACCTGGGGGATGAGGCGGACCACAAGATGGATCATTGA
- a CDS encoding ABC transporter substrate-binding protein, with protein sequence MGKGRLWIGILLALILIIPSTLFAKEAVPGVTDTEVVVGWTTPLSGPAALWGVTGLGAKAWADYINDQGGIHGRKIKVDVMDDGYNPTRAMVNLQQMKGKVFAVCGLLGTAVLHAAKNFFPENKIPLITAYGDIRIWARMPKDQLRYIFIAYPDYEDEAIYITNYAANTLNAKKIGLFYQNDDYGKMAMVGVKNALAATQGKAELVAAVPYEVTERSLGTHALKLKESGAEAVIIYATPSHGALILKEMAKADYRPQALTTFTLGDPIMYKIAGDAWEGTYIALPGNSGVPGSEPAADRVVEILKKYNPKLEGKEYLALFGAMSMMHLVEGLKNAGRDLTPETMIQGMEKIKDWKPEGIGAPVTYSPERRHGNNASRMGRAEKGKHVPLEQFTIHPSHF encoded by the coding sequence ATGGGAAAAGGAAGACTTTGGATTGGAATCCTGCTGGCGCTCATCTTAATCATTCCCTCAACATTGTTTGCAAAAGAAGCGGTCCCCGGCGTGACAGACACCGAGGTAGTGGTCGGTTGGACCACCCCCCTCTCCGGACCGGCCGCCCTTTGGGGCGTTACCGGCTTGGGCGCGAAGGCATGGGCCGATTACATCAATGACCAGGGCGGCATTCACGGTCGGAAGATCAAGGTGGACGTGATGGACGACGGCTATAATCCCACCCGCGCCATGGTCAACCTGCAGCAGATGAAGGGGAAGGTCTTTGCTGTCTGCGGTCTGCTGGGAACAGCGGTACTGCACGCAGCCAAAAACTTTTTCCCTGAGAACAAGATCCCGCTGATCACCGCTTACGGCGACATCCGCATCTGGGCTCGAATGCCCAAGGACCAGTTGCGCTATATCTTTATCGCCTATCCGGACTATGAGGATGAGGCCATTTACATCACAAATTACGCCGCCAACACCCTCAACGCAAAGAAGATCGGCCTCTTTTACCAGAATGACGATTATGGAAAGATGGCCATGGTCGGTGTCAAAAACGCCTTGGCCGCAACCCAGGGCAAGGCAGAGCTGGTGGCCGCGGTTCCCTATGAAGTGACGGAAAGATCCCTCGGGACCCATGCCCTCAAGCTCAAGGAGTCGGGGGCTGAAGCGGTCATCATCTATGCAACCCCCAGTCACGGGGCCCTCATATTGAAGGAGATGGCCAAGGCCGACTATCGGCCTCAGGCCCTGACCACCTTTACCCTGGGCGATCCCATCATGTACAAGATCGCCGGCGACGCCTGGGAAGGGACCTACATCGCCCTCCCCGGCAATTCAGGGGTTCCCGGCTCCGAGCCCGCGGCAGACCGGGTAGTTGAAATCCTCAAGAAGTACAATCCCAAGCTGGAGGGGAAGGAATACCTGGCCCTGTTCGGCGCCATGTCCATGATGCACCTGGTGGAAGGGCTGAAAAACGCCGGTCGTGATCTGACCCCAGAGACCATGATCCAGGGAATGGAAAAAATCAAGGACTGGAAACCCGAAGGCATCGGCGCGCCGGTGACCTACAGCCCGGAGAGGCGGCACGGCAACAATGCCTCGCGCATGGGCCGGGCTGAAAAGGGGAAACATGTGCCCCTCGAGCAGTTCACCATCCATCCATCCCACTTCTAA
- a CDS encoding ABC transporter ATP-binding protein, whose amino-acid sequence MLKIQSIETLYYDRIYALHGLSLEVKEREIFAVLGPNGAGKTTLLKTIAGLLKDQPKKGSIEFAGKRIHRLAPERIAALGIVYVPEDRGLFRELTVSENLDLGCWGRKDKGIQEDMAFVFGLFPILKSRAHQQAETLSGGEQQMLAVARAMLRRPRLLMLDEPSLGLAPKVSRHVYDALSQISQKETTLLLVEQNAKMALSIATFGYIMESGRIVLEGSATELKQNEDVQELYLGIGGETASPKGWRLYKKRRTW is encoded by the coding sequence TTGTTGAAGATCCAGAGCATCGAGACCCTTTATTACGATCGGATATATGCCCTGCACGGACTCTCCCTGGAGGTGAAGGAGCGGGAGATATTTGCCGTGCTGGGGCCGAACGGGGCAGGAAAAACCACCCTGCTCAAGACCATTGCAGGGCTGTTGAAGGATCAGCCCAAGAAGGGGAGCATTGAATTTGCCGGAAAGCGGATACACCGCCTGGCCCCTGAACGGATCGCGGCCCTCGGCATCGTGTACGTCCCTGAAGACAGGGGTCTTTTCCGGGAATTGACGGTCAGTGAAAACCTGGATCTGGGCTGCTGGGGGAGAAAAGACAAGGGAATCCAGGAGGACATGGCCTTTGTGTTCGGGCTTTTTCCCATACTGAAGTCCCGGGCCCATCAGCAGGCCGAAACCCTTTCCGGCGGAGAGCAGCAGATGCTCGCGGTGGCCAGGGCCATGCTTCGCCGTCCCAGGCTCCTGATGCTGGATGAGCCCTCCCTGGGCCTCGCCCCCAAGGTCTCCCGGCATGTATATGACGCCCTGTCCCAGATCAGCCAAAAAGAGACCACCCTCCTGCTGGTGGAACAGAACGCCAAAATGGCCCTCAGCATCGCCACCTTCGGGTATATCATGGAATCGGGGAGGATCGTGCTGGAAGGAAGCGCAACCGAGCTGAAACAAAACGAGGATGTGCAGGAACTTTACCTCGGCATCGGCGGGGAGACCGCTTCGCCCAAGGGGTGGCGTCTCTACAAGAAAAGGAGGACCTGGTAG